In Herbaspirillum seropedicae, a single window of DNA contains:
- a CDS encoding acetate/propionate family kinase, translating into MNRLLLTFNAGSSTIKLGVFRLDGARARKIGQGQLDLHLAPLKLRLEIDGERSEVEIDADPAAAMDRVLEQVLHQLEVGHAQGELCAVGHRVVHGGLHLAQAVRLDDAIETELENLAPLAPLHQPQNLRLIRAIARLRPGLPQTASFDTAFHASQDALARRFALPRRLHEEGVLRYGFHGISYSYVAAEMRRQALPEAHARVVVAHLGNGASLCALHAGRSVDASTGFSTLDGVPMGTRCGALDAGVLLYLLRQGMSLDELEDLLYHRSGLLGVSGLSADVRSLQQSQDSAAREALDLFALRCAGEAARLASTLGGIDALVFTAGIGEHDAAMRAAICERLGWLGVRLDPQANAAHAGRISRADSAVSVYVIPTNEEQVIADDAAALLLTSATGTPS; encoded by the coding sequence ATGAACCGTCTGCTACTGACCTTCAATGCCGGTTCGTCCACGATCAAGCTGGGCGTGTTCCGCCTCGATGGCGCGCGCGCCCGCAAGATCGGCCAGGGGCAGCTGGACCTGCACCTCGCGCCGCTGAAACTGCGCCTGGAGATCGACGGCGAACGTTCCGAGGTGGAGATCGACGCTGATCCCGCTGCCGCCATGGACCGCGTGCTGGAACAGGTGCTGCACCAGCTGGAAGTGGGACACGCCCAAGGCGAGCTGTGCGCCGTCGGTCATCGCGTCGTGCATGGCGGCCTGCATCTGGCGCAGGCGGTGCGGCTCGACGACGCCATCGAGACCGAACTGGAAAACCTGGCCCCGCTGGCGCCCCTGCACCAGCCGCAGAACCTGCGCCTGATCCGCGCCATTGCGCGGCTGCGTCCGGGTCTGCCGCAGACGGCCTCCTTCGATACCGCGTTTCACGCCAGCCAGGATGCGCTGGCGCGCCGCTTCGCGCTGCCGCGCAGACTGCATGAAGAAGGCGTGCTGCGCTACGGCTTCCATGGTATTTCCTACAGCTATGTGGCCGCCGAGATGCGCCGCCAGGCGCTGCCCGAGGCCCATGCCCGCGTGGTAGTGGCGCACCTGGGCAATGGCGCCAGCCTGTGCGCCCTGCATGCCGGGCGCAGCGTGGACGCCAGTACCGGTTTCTCCACGCTGGACGGCGTACCCATGGGAACGCGCTGCGGCGCGCTCGATGCCGGCGTGCTGTTGTACCTGCTGCGCCAGGGAATGTCGCTGGATGAACTGGAAGACCTGCTCTATCACCGCAGCGGCTTGCTGGGGGTATCCGGCCTGAGCGCGGATGTGCGCAGCCTGCAGCAGAGCCAGGACAGCGCCGCCCGCGAGGCGCTGGACCTGTTCGCCCTGCGCTGCGCCGGTGAAGCGGCGCGCCTGGCCTCCACCCTGGGCGGGATCGACGCCCTGGTCTTCACGGCCGGCATCGGCGAGCATGACGCCGCCATGCGCGCGGCCATCTGCGAACGATTGGGCTGGCTGGGCGTGCGCCTGGACCCGCAGGCCAACGCCGCCCATGCCGGCCGCATCAGCCGCGCCGACAGTGCTGTCAGCGTCTACGTCATTCCCACCAATGAAGAGCAGGTCATCGCCGACGACGCGGCTGCGCTCTTGCTCACATCCGCGACAGGAACACCCTCATGA
- a CDS encoding alpha/beta fold hydrolase, with the protein MSSTTDTALPIMPAGSVPLFWPMAFAAQAFKQGQDMMDKQLRFLEEEAKLHAVHHPRMATPHRERLRLRTLTLREYGSADAGHATVPTLIVAPYAGHTSVIADYDQGQSLVETLLGNGVDHVLLIDWHSASADMKDLEIDNYLADLCVVIDELGGRVRLVGLCQGGWISAMIAARFPEKVARLVLAGSPIDAGAGEGPLKQMVQRLPLRFYEDLVRSGGGLMRGSFMLQGWKNMHPDEHYFNEHLELLQHIDDPAYLAKRETFAAWYETTVDLPGRWYLQAIGHIFKDNLLARGKYVALGQQLDLRQITCPLYLLAGERDDITTPEQVLNAAALVGTPAAQITQKIVPGGHIGLFMGSRTLAEVWPQIATWLVQPD; encoded by the coding sequence ATGAGCAGCACCACGGATACCGCGCTGCCCATCATGCCGGCCGGCAGCGTCCCGCTGTTCTGGCCCATGGCCTTTGCCGCCCAGGCGTTCAAGCAGGGGCAGGACATGATGGACAAGCAGCTGCGCTTCCTGGAAGAGGAAGCCAAGCTGCATGCCGTCCACCATCCCCGCATGGCCACGCCCCACCGCGAACGCCTGCGCCTGCGCACGCTGACCCTGCGCGAATACGGCAGCGCCGATGCCGGCCACGCCACTGTGCCCACGCTCATCGTGGCGCCCTATGCTGGCCACACCTCCGTCATCGCCGACTATGACCAGGGCCAGAGCCTGGTGGAGACGCTGTTGGGAAATGGCGTGGACCATGTGCTGCTCATCGACTGGCACAGCGCCAGCGCCGACATGAAGGACCTGGAGATCGACAACTACCTGGCCGACCTGTGCGTGGTCATCGACGAGCTGGGCGGTCGTGTGCGGCTGGTGGGGCTGTGCCAGGGCGGCTGGATCTCGGCCATGATTGCCGCGCGTTTCCCGGAAAAGGTGGCGCGGCTGGTGCTGGCGGGCTCGCCCATCGATGCGGGCGCGGGGGAGGGACCCTTGAAGCAGATGGTGCAACGCCTGCCGCTGCGCTTCTACGAAGACCTGGTGCGCAGCGGTGGTGGTCTCATGCGCGGCAGCTTCATGCTGCAGGGCTGGAAGAACATGCATCCCGACGAGCACTACTTCAACGAGCACCTGGAATTGCTCCAGCACATCGACGACCCGGCCTACCTGGCCAAGCGCGAGACCTTTGCCGCCTGGTACGAAACCACGGTCGACCTGCCGGGGCGCTGGTACCTCCAGGCCATCGGCCACATCTTCAAGGACAACCTGCTGGCGCGCGGCAAGTATGTGGCGCTGGGACAGCAGCTCGATCTGCGGCAGATCACTTGTCCGCTCTACCTGCTGGCGGGCGAGCGCGACGACATCACCACACCGGAGCAGGTGCTCAACGCCGCCGCACTGGTAGGCACGCCCGCCGCGCAGATCACGCAGAAGATCGTGCCGGGCGGCCATATCGGATTGTTCATGGGTAGTCGCACGCTGGCCGAGGTCTGGCCGCAGATCGCAACCTGGCTGGTGCAGCCGGACTGA
- a CDS encoding TetR/AcrR family transcriptional regulator, producing MTRQRLSREQSREQTRERLLEAAHAVFMQKGFALASVEDISTAAGYSRGAFYSNFDDKTQLFFELLRREGESIDRGFQRILEAPMTDAAVLEDELAAQYSRLYRDDKCSLLWMEARIVALRDEKFRAQLDGFLEERYRQITGFVEAYGQLTGTTLSAPPREIAIGLMALCEGVSFSYRCVPHIVDGKTAESVLSWFLKASIAVPPAPAPAPTKPVGRKRAS from the coding sequence ATGACACGCCAACGACTCAGCCGCGAGCAAAGCCGGGAGCAGACCAGGGAAAGGCTGCTGGAGGCTGCGCACGCGGTTTTCATGCAAAAGGGATTTGCGCTGGCCAGCGTGGAGGATATCAGCACGGCTGCCGGGTATTCGCGCGGGGCGTTCTATTCCAACTTCGATGACAAGACCCAGCTCTTCTTCGAGTTGCTGCGGCGTGAAGGCGAGAGCATCGACCGCGGCTTCCAGCGCATCCTGGAAGCCCCCATGACGGATGCGGCGGTGCTGGAAGATGAACTGGCCGCACAGTATTCGCGCCTCTACCGCGACGACAAGTGCAGCCTGCTGTGGATGGAGGCGCGCATCGTGGCGCTGCGCGACGAGAAATTCCGCGCCCAGCTCGATGGCTTCCTGGAAGAGCGCTACCGTCAGATCACCGGCTTCGTCGAAGCCTATGGCCAGCTCACCGGCACGACGCTGTCCGCGCCGCCGCGCGAGATCGCCATCGGCCTCATGGCCTTGTGCGAAGGGGTGAGCTTTTCCTATCGCTGCGTCCCGCACATCGTCGATGGCAAGACCGCCGAATCGGTGCTGTCGTGGTTCCTGAAGGCCTCCATCGCCGTGCCGCCCGCCCCGGCCCCTGCGCCCACCAAGCCGGTCGGGCGCAAGCGCGCTTCCTGA
- a CDS encoding efflux RND transporter periplasmic adaptor subunit has product MKPVSPSVSPGRARRRVYPLLALVITLAACSKPAPVADAPREVVVLQAQQRGQAGTLHLPAEVQSRYVTSMSFRIAGQLAERRVHLGDVVRKGQVLARLDPADANQNASAAQAELASARQHLDAAEKQLQRDVQQAREALISPQQLEQSQDAHAAALSQFKAAQARAAVAGNQRDYTTLVAQHDGVISAEQANTGDVLAAGQPVYSLAWSGQVDVVTEVADRQVATLQPGAAAVVTLAALPGKTFTGKVREVSPAADAQSRTYRVKVTLEQPDPAVRLGMTGEVAITPAASSAAPVLLLPATALFHQGDRPALWVVGEQGQLELRPVTVAAYGERSISVSQGVTASDKVVVQGVHTLTAGEKVKPVAPLHAEDFAL; this is encoded by the coding sequence GTGAAGCCTGTCTCTCCGTCCGTTTCCCCTGGGCGCGCCCGCCGCCGTGTCTATCCCTTGCTGGCGCTGGTCATCACCCTGGCGGCCTGCAGCAAGCCGGCCCCGGTAGCCGATGCGCCGCGTGAAGTGGTGGTGCTGCAGGCGCAGCAGCGCGGCCAGGCCGGCACGCTGCACCTGCCCGCCGAGGTGCAGTCGCGCTACGTGACCAGCATGTCCTTCCGCATCGCCGGCCAGCTGGCCGAGCGGCGCGTGCATCTGGGCGATGTGGTGCGCAAGGGACAGGTGCTGGCGCGGTTGGACCCGGCTGACGCCAACCAAAACGCCAGCGCCGCCCAGGCCGAACTGGCCTCGGCGCGCCAGCACCTGGACGCCGCCGAGAAGCAGCTCCAGCGCGACGTCCAGCAGGCCCGCGAAGCCTTGATCAGCCCCCAGCAGCTCGAACAGAGCCAGGACGCCCACGCCGCTGCGCTTTCGCAGTTCAAGGCCGCCCAGGCGCGCGCCGCCGTGGCGGGCAACCAGCGCGACTACACTACCCTGGTGGCCCAGCATGACGGCGTCATCAGCGCCGAGCAGGCCAATACCGGCGACGTGCTCGCTGCCGGCCAGCCGGTCTATTCGCTGGCCTGGTCGGGCCAGGTGGACGTGGTCACCGAGGTGGCCGATCGCCAAGTCGCCACGCTGCAGCCGGGTGCGGCCGCCGTGGTCACGCTGGCGGCGCTGCCGGGCAAGACCTTCACGGGAAAGGTGCGCGAAGTCAGCCCGGCGGCTGATGCACAGAGCCGCACCTACCGCGTCAAGGTCACGCTGGAGCAGCCCGATCCTGCGGTGCGCCTGGGCATGACCGGCGAGGTCGCGATCACCCCGGCGGCCAGCTCGGCCGCGCCGGTGCTGCTGTTGCCGGCCACTGCGCTGTTCCACCAGGGCGACAGGCCGGCCCTGTGGGTCGTGGGGGAGCAGGGCCAGCTGGAACTGCGGCCCGTGACCGTGGCGGCCTACGGCGAGCGCAGCATCAGCGTCAGCCAGGGTGTCACGGCCAGCGACAAGGTGGTGGTGCAGGGCGTGCATACCCTGACGGCCGGTGAAAAGGTCAAGCCGGTCGCGCCGCTGCATGCTGAGGACTTCGCCCTATGA